The Arachis hypogaea cultivar Tifrunner chromosome 14, arahy.Tifrunner.gnm2.J5K5, whole genome shotgun sequence genome has a segment encoding these proteins:
- the LOC112742001 gene encoding transcription termination factor MTERF6, chloroplastic/mitochondrial, whose amino-acid sequence MEISGTHNGSSMMWFFKDRGFDDNSIHGIFRKCKRLESVHKERANENWEYLRTIGIQERKIPSIVSKCPKILALDLNEKIVPMVECLRTLGTKPHEVTSAIAKFPHILSHSVEEKLCPLLAFFQALGIPEKQIGKVILINPRLISYSIETKLKEIVDFLASLGLDKDGMIGKVIMKFPFIMGYSVNKRLRPTSEFLRSIGLSELDLQAVAMNFPAILSRDAKKALVPNYDFLKKCGFQDPQISALVVGFPPILIKSIQNSLEPRIRFLVDVMGRQVDEVIDYPCFFRHGLKRRLESRHKLLKQRNLDCSLSEMLAYNQKKFNMKFGLLKLSN is encoded by the coding sequence ATGGAAATCAGTGGCACCCACAATGGGAGTAGCATGATGTGGTTCTTCAAGGATCGAGGGTTTGATGATAACAGCATACATGGAATTTTCAGAAAGTGCAAACGCCTAGAGAGTGTTCACAAAGAGAGAGCAAATGAGAATTGGGAATACTTGAGAACCATTGGAATTCAAGAGAGGAAGATTCCTTCCATTGTTTCGAAATGCCCCAAGATCCTGGCCCTCGACCTCAACGAGAAGATTGTCCCCATGGTTGAGTGTCTCAGGACACTAGGAACAAAACCCCATGAAGTCACCTCTGCCATTGCCAAGTTCCCTCACATACTCTCGCACAGCGTCGAAGAGAAGCTCTGTCCCCTCTTGGCATTCTTTCAGGCATTAGGCATACCCGAGAAGCAAATTGGGAAAGTGATACTGATCAATCCTCGGCTTATCAGCTACAGCATTGAAACAAAGTTGAAAGAGATTGTGGACTTCCTTGCTAGCCTTGGTCTTGATAAAGATGGAATGATTGGAAAAGTCATAATGAAGTTCCCGTTTATAATGGGTTATAGTGTTAACAAGAGGCTCCGGCCGACTTCAGAGTTTCTGAGGTCGATAGGCCTAAGTGAGTTAGATCTTCAGGCTGTAGCTATGAACTTCCCTGCAATCTTAAGTAGAGATGCAAAAAAGGCTTTGGTGCCCAATTATGATTTCTTAAAGAAATGTGGATTTCAAGACCCACAAATATCTGCTTTGGTTGTTGGTTTTCCTCCTATCTTGATCAAGAGCATACAGAATTCTTTAGAGCCAAGGATTAGGTTTTTAGTGGACGTGATGGGGAGACAAGTCGATGAAGTCATTGATTATCCTTGCTTCTTTCGTCATGGCCTCAAAAGAAGGTTAGAGTCGCGGCACAAACTTCTAAAGCAGCGGAACCTAGATTGTAGCTTGAGTGAAATGCTGGCCTATAATCAGAAGAAGTTCAACATGAAGTTTGGCTTGTTAAAATTGAGTAACTAA